From Rana temporaria chromosome 7, aRanTem1.1, whole genome shotgun sequence, the proteins below share one genomic window:
- the MRPS21 gene encoding 28S ribosomal protein S21, mitochondrial gives MANHLRFIARTVMVQNGNIDAAYKTLNRILTVDGIVDKAKRGRYYEKPCIQKRRIKYETCKRIYNSEMTRKVAFLSRKTRQDAWPGC, from the exons ATGGCAAACCATCTGAGATTTATTGCACGCACAGTGATGGTGCAGAATGGGAACATTGATGCAGCTTACAAGACACTGAACAG GATCCTTACCGTGGATGGAATTGTGGATAAAGCCAAAAGGGGGCGTTATTATGAGAAGCCGTGTATCCAGAAACGAAGGATTAAATATGAGACCTGTAAACGCATCTATAACTCCGAAATGACCCGTAAAGTAGCATTCCTATCTCGGAAGACTCGGCAGGACGCCTGGCCAGGATGCTAG